The sequence below is a genomic window from Humulus lupulus chromosome 3, drHumLupu1.1, whole genome shotgun sequence.
tcctcctcttcctcctcaagcTGTGATTTTGCATCTGCCAAAGCTCTCTCAGCTCCGATTGCGTTGGCAGTGTTGTCGTTGGATGTGACAATGGCTTCTGCAAATTTAGCATTGTTTCACTCAGCACGCTGAACAGTGTAAAATAGGtataatttaattcatttaaatggTACATTTTGTAGAATCTTCCGAGTCTAATGGTTCAACTGGAGAAACCACACACACCTTGAAGTATGAGATTTTTCGCATGAGATCGCAAATCATTAACTGATCGATAATCACCATCAGTGAGAGCTGTTACAGCAGCTTGAGCAGAGGCTTTAGCAACCTCCACACCGGCCAAAGCTGACAGAAAGGCTGCCTAGAAAAGTGGAATAAAGTCCGATGTCAACTTGACTCTGGCTAGAAAATAATGCCAAAAAGGACTTATTATGTACATAAATTTCTATACCTGAGCCATAATTGGATTGCTAGCATCGGCAAGAGGTGTAAGACGCATCCTTTTAGCCATTGAAGAGGTGCATGATTCGTCATCGCCATGATCCTTGATTGGATTATCCTTGTCATCATCGACACCCTCAGAATCTGCAAAACCAATAAACTCCTCCCCAAAAGGAAGCTTGAGAAAATGGGAAACGCATTCTTTCTCTCCTCTACCAACATGCCGAGCTACCTTCCTCCAATCATCTCCATAATGCATGACTGCTTCCAAGAGAtgcagggtatctttctccatcCAGTCAGCCCTTGAATTGTCATTGATCTCAACACGTCTGAAATCAGAAGAACTTACACCACCAAGCTGATAGTTTCCCCGGACATAGCATCGAGCACAGAGAGTCGTGTCATTCTGTTCCAATCACACACCAGAAAGCTAAACGTTGAAAGTTTGCATATGTGAACTTCAAAAATAGACAAATGGGTGTTACCGAATTCATACTTTGGGAAATTTGAATAATAACCCAAAAAACTATAAGCATGTTGTTCCTTTTTTATTCTTTCTGATAATATTTCTGGACTACTAATGAAGTTGTTAGTCAATAAAGTAAGAGTTTTTATAGTCACTGAAGTTTTTACTGTCCAGATTATTATAAACTTACATTTGTAACTTAAAAAACAGACAAATGGGTGTCAATGAATTCATACACGGGAAAATTCGAACAATAACCGAAAAACTATAAGCaagtttttcctttttctttcttcctaAAAATTTTCCTGGGCTACTGATGAAGTTTTCACAGTCACTTATGTGAGAATTTTTATCAGTCTTTTACAATCCAAATTATTATAAACATAATATCCTTGGTCCATAACATAAAATTTTCATATGAAAACTTCAAAAATAGACAAATGAGTGTTACTGAATTCATAAATTGAAACTTTTGAATTCAAACCCAAACAAGTTCTTTCTTTGTCTTTCTTCTATGAATTTTCCTGGGCTGGGCTACACATGAAATTTTCACAATCACTAAAGTTTTAGTAAAGAGTTACCTTATCACAGACAAAGCAGGCAATGCTGCAAACAGACTTGCAATGGTTACAAACCCTCTTGGAGCTCTCATCCTTGGAAGCGCCGCCGTGGGAGGCAGCAGCGGAGCTGGTTTTGGTGTCCTTGTCCTCCCATTTGAGAGGCTTATTAAGCGCAGAAGGCGAGTAATTGATCAACCCCCAAGCCTCTAGGAAGTCAAAAACCCTACGAACAGAGCCAACGTCTCCAATGAGAATCCTCCGGACTTCGGTGAAGGTGATCTTTCTCGAAGGATCAACTCTGTAGTGCTTAACAATGGAGTTCCTGTAGTACTTGTAGATCCCAGGGTTCTTCGACGACGACAACCTCGAATCGAAAAACTCCGGGAGAAACCTAACCTCGCATTGGTGTATAGTATCCCACGAAAACCATCCTGAACCAAAAATCAAAAGAAAGCAAAATTAGCCATGAAATTGGAGCTCCGTCTAGGGTTTTCGATTTCGGAGATTCTTACTAGCATAGCTGGGGACGTGAGCAACAACCGCATCGGGGGTGGGAGTTGGTTCCGGAGGTAGGGGATTGGAGGTTGCAGCAGGCGGGGTTGGCTTTGACGTGTTTGTGGAATCGGCGACGGGAGTTTCAGACTTCACCGCCGGAGATAAAGCCGGTGGCGGTGCTGGAGGCGGCGGCGGCGGCGCCTGGGGCTCAGATGAGGGGTCTTGGAGCGTTGATTTGGTGGCCATGTGGGAATGGACTTCGGTGAACCGTTGGAGCCCAGAACCAACAAGAGCCCACTTTTCTTCAAAATTCACGAATGATTTGAAAAACAAACGGTGTCGTTTTAGAGATATTAAACCTTAAACGACATTAATCTTAAAAACGACAATAATTGAAAAATACGACAATACAATAGGGACAAGACAACGACATATTTTGCTGAAGCAACAAGAATAGCATAAAACGACATTTTCCATGAAAACGACAAACGTTGATGAAAGCGACATAAACACAAAAACGACATATGTTTCAAAAAAATGACATATTTTGCGATAAACGACGTCTTCAACAATTTCTGTCGTTTTACAAGAATGATATCGTTTTTTTCGAATAGATGTCGTTTGAAACCATTTTTGTCGTTTTCTCTCATTGGACCTGATTATTTGGTCTCAACCAAGTAAAGTACTTCTCTTCTATACTATGCTCTATTCatttaaaactgatatccaattATCCAAGAAAATCACGATAGAAAATCTAACTGAGAGTAGTAACAACCACAAGAATGGTTGTCCAGGTGGCATCACCTAAACCAATCATCCAAGACAAGTCATGCCAACATCCCACGCCACGTGTCAAATTCCCATTTCATCTCATAGATTTCCTTGGATGAGATTCCTTCCACCATTGTCACCTCATTCCCGCTATATACTCACTCACCTTATCCCTCCATCCCCTTAGTCTCCCAAAATCCGCCATAACCAAACATCTCTCGAGCTCTCCCCAAGAGACCGAACATGGCGGCAGAGATGGCTCTCGTAAAACCCATTTCGAAATTCAACAATGTAACTCCGAAATTCGTCATTCCGAGGAGCTTTTCCAAGTTCAACTCCGTACGAATGTCTGCCACTACTTCGAAGCCAGCCGGCAAGAAGGGCTCTAAGACGGGTATCAAAGAGACCCTTTTGACGCCGAGGTTTTACACTACGGATTTCGATGAAATGGAGACCCTTTTCAACACTGAGATCAACAAGCAGTTGAACGAGGCCGAGTTCGAAGCTCTGCTTCAGGAGTTCAAGACTGATTATAACCAGACCCATTTCGTGAG
It includes:
- the LOC133824877 gene encoding SWI/SNF complex subunit SWI3B, whose amino-acid sequence is MATKSTLQDPSSEPQAPPPPPPAPPPALSPAVKSETPVADSTNTSKPTPPAATSNPLPPEPTPTPDAVVAHVPSYARWFSWDTIHQCEVRFLPEFFDSRLSSSKNPGIYKYYRNSIVKHYRVDPSRKITFTEVRRILIGDVGSVRRVFDFLEAWGLINYSPSALNKPLKWEDKDTKTSSAAASHGGASKDESSKRVCNHCKSVCSIACFVCDKNDTTLCARCYVRGNYQLGGVSSSDFRRVEINDNSRADWMEKDTLHLLEAVMHYGDDWRKVARHVGRGEKECVSHFLKLPFGEEFIGFADSEGVDDDKDNPIKDHGDDESCTSSMAKRMRLTPLADASNPIMAQAAFLSALAGVEVAKASAQAAVTALTDGDYRSVNDLRSHAKNLILQEAIVTSNDNTANAIGAERALADAKSQLEEEEEDVERSISEILEVQMKEIKDKIDRFEALDLQMEKEWQQLELMKNMLFVDQLTILFHNSSAQNTGEGMEQSNVKTD